Proteins encoded by one window of Flagellimonas lutaonensis:
- a CDS encoding YfiT family bacillithiol transferase, which yields MEETVLEQLRYPIGTYRIPNPITDAHIKEWITVLENLPERLGNLVVLLSEEQLETPYRPGGWTVRQLVHHIADSHHHSYIRFKWALTEDNPTIKPYLEKEWSKLFDAKTAPIQLSLDHLTAVHAKLVYLLKGLSKEDLQRKFTHPEGNQESTLEENIGRYAWHGSHHLAHIKNLIKREGW from the coding sequence ATGGAAGAAACTGTCTTGGAACAATTGCGATACCCCATCGGTACGTATAGGATACCCAATCCGATTACCGATGCGCACATTAAGGAATGGATAACCGTTTTGGAAAACCTTCCCGAACGTTTGGGCAATCTGGTCGTTCTACTTTCTGAAGAACAGTTGGAAACACCCTATCGCCCAGGCGGGTGGACGGTCAGGCAACTGGTACACCACATTGCCGATAGCCACCACCACAGCTATATTAGGTTTAAGTGGGCCCTTACGGAAGATAACCCGACCATCAAGCCCTATCTTGAAAAAGAATGGTCAAAACTCTTTGATGCCAAGACGGCCCCCATTCAGTTGTCGCTCGACCACTTGACTGCGGTACATGCCAAATTGGTCTATTTGTTAAAAGGATTGTCCAAGGAAGATCTACAGCGAAAATTTACCCATCCTGAAGGCAACCAAGAGTCCACACTTGAAGAAAACATAGGCCGTTACGCTTGGCACGGCAGTCATCATTTGGCCCACATTAAAAACCTGATCAAAAGGGAAGGTTGGTAG
- a CDS encoding M14 family metallopeptidase yields the protein MKKKVLFLLIFASLVVTAQNDVTLNYYLPDNVSYDPSVPTPKEIIGHEVGEWHVTHDKLAMYMQILAEKSDRITIENRGSTFEGRPILLLTVTSPENHQNIEKIRQDHIALTENGGTALDISQMPIVVYQGFSIHGNEPSGSNAALAYAYHLAAAQGPEIEETLNNMVILLDPSFNPDGLQRFAYWANVHRSQNLNPDPNEREYHEVWPGGRTNHYWFDMNRDWLPVQLPESRARIETFHKWLPNILTDHHEMGTNSTFFFQPGEPSRVHPLTPKINQELTAEIGTYHAKALDRIGSLYYSEENYDDYYYGKGSTFPDVNGSIGILFEQGSSRGHIQESENGILTFPFTVRNQFTTALSTIEAAKNMRAKILDYQRKFYADVKNEGARSKVKGYIFGDTKDRARAWHLAEILNRHKLRFHELAGDVTVAGKRFKKGAAYVVPMNQKNPRLLKAMFEKRTAFTDSLFYDVSAWTFPLAFNLDYTEVSSLANAGDEITDFKPLSGSVFGKSNYAYLFEWQGYYTPKALNMILQKGLRAKVAKSPFTLEGTNYDYGTIMVPVQNQKMDVDALHDFLQKVAKQAKIEINAVTTGLTQGIDLGSNDFDPVKKQNVAILVGDGVRSYDAGEIWHLFDTRYDMKITKIDTRYFNSVDLSKYTDLILPSGWGSQILDKEGAEKIKQWVRSGGTVIGYRNVAQWFKKNEFMKLEMKEDTLVAKDISYDQKQDYLGAQVTGGAIFEAKLDRSHPIGYGYTNDKISLFRNTNIYLKPEKNSYDNPIQYTNDPLQSGYISEENEELIKNSVPFKVRRLGRGRVILFTDNTNFRAFWYGTNKLLMNAIFFGQMM from the coding sequence ATGAAGAAAAAAGTACTGTTTTTACTGATTTTTGCAAGCCTTGTCGTCACCGCCCAGAACGATGTTACATTAAACTACTATCTACCCGATAATGTATCATATGATCCGAGCGTTCCAACCCCGAAAGAAATTATCGGGCACGAAGTGGGCGAATGGCACGTGACCCATGACAAACTGGCCATGTACATGCAGATATTGGCCGAAAAAAGCGACCGCATCACCATTGAAAACCGTGGTAGTACCTTTGAGGGCAGACCCATATTGTTGCTCACGGTAACTTCTCCTGAAAACCACCAGAACATCGAAAAAATCAGGCAAGACCATATTGCCCTGACCGAAAATGGGGGCACAGCGCTCGACATCTCACAAATGCCCATTGTGGTCTATCAAGGTTTCTCCATTCACGGCAACGAACCCAGTGGGTCGAACGCCGCCCTGGCCTATGCGTATCATTTGGCCGCGGCCCAAGGCCCTGAAATCGAAGAAACGTTGAACAATATGGTCATTCTATTAGACCCTAGCTTTAACCCTGACGGGCTGCAGCGTTTTGCCTATTGGGCCAATGTACACCGTAGCCAAAATTTGAATCCCGATCCCAACGAAAGGGAGTACCACGAAGTCTGGCCCGGTGGCCGTACCAACCACTATTGGTTTGATATGAACCGTGATTGGTTACCGGTACAGTTGCCCGAAAGCAGGGCCCGAATCGAAACCTTTCACAAGTGGCTGCCCAATATCTTGACCGACCACCACGAAATGGGCACGAATTCGACTTTTTTCTTTCAGCCGGGCGAACCCTCAAGGGTGCACCCGTTGACACCCAAGATCAACCAAGAACTGACCGCAGAAATTGGCACATACCATGCCAAGGCCTTAGATCGTATCGGGTCGCTTTACTATTCTGAAGAAAATTATGATGACTATTACTACGGAAAAGGTTCCACCTTTCCCGATGTGAACGGTAGCATCGGCATCCTCTTTGAGCAGGGAAGTTCTCGGGGCCATATTCAGGAAAGTGAAAACGGAATTCTCACCTTTCCATTTACGGTGCGAAACCAATTTACCACGGCCCTATCAACAATTGAAGCGGCTAAGAATATGCGCGCCAAAATACTTGATTACCAGCGAAAGTTCTATGCCGATGTCAAGAACGAAGGGGCCAGAAGCAAGGTCAAGGGATACATTTTTGGAGACACCAAAGATCGTGCAAGGGCATGGCACTTGGCAGAAATCTTGAACCGTCACAAATTAAGGTTTCATGAGTTGGCCGGCGATGTCACTGTAGCAGGTAAACGGTTCAAAAAAGGAGCCGCCTATGTGGTTCCCATGAACCAAAAGAACCCACGCCTCTTAAAGGCGATGTTCGAAAAGCGAACCGCCTTTACAGATAGTCTCTTTTACGATGTTTCGGCATGGACCTTCCCCTTGGCATTCAACCTAGATTACACCGAAGTTTCATCTTTGGCCAACGCCGGTGACGAAATCACCGATTTCAAACCGCTCTCAGGAAGCGTTTTTGGTAAGAGCAATTATGCCTATTTGTTTGAATGGCAAGGGTATTACACGCCTAAGGCGCTCAATATGATCTTACAAAAGGGGCTCAGGGCCAAGGTGGCCAAATCGCCCTTTACATTGGAAGGCACCAACTACGATTATGGCACCATCATGGTGCCCGTTCAAAATCAAAAAATGGACGTAGATGCCCTCCATGATTTTCTTCAAAAGGTAGCGAAGCAAGCCAAAATCGAGATAAATGCCGTTACTACCGGACTCACCCAAGGCATCGATCTGGGCAGTAATGACTTTGATCCGGTAAAGAAACAGAATGTGGCCATTTTGGTGGGCGATGGTGTTCGCTCGTACGATGCCGGTGAAATATGGCACCTGTTTGACACCCGCTACGACATGAAAATCACCAAAATAGACACCCGCTATTTCAATAGTGTCGATTTGAGCAAGTACACCGACCTTATCTTGCCAAGTGGTTGGGGCAGTCAAATTTTGGATAAGGAAGGTGCCGAAAAAATAAAGCAATGGGTAAGGTCGGGCGGTACGGTCATCGGATACCGAAACGTGGCCCAGTGGTTCAAGAAGAATGAATTCATGAAACTAGAGATGAAAGAGGACACCCTTGTGGCCAAAGACATCTCTTACGACCAAAAGCAAGATTATCTGGGGGCCCAGGTCACCGGTGGTGCCATTTTTGAGGCCAAATTGGACCGTTCGCATCCCATAGGGTATGGGTACACCAATGACAAAATTTCCCTGTTCAGAAATACCAACATCTATCTGAAGCCAGAGAAAAACAGCTATGACAATCCCATTCAATACACCAACGACCCGTTGCAAAGCGGGTATATCTCAGAAGAGAACGAGGAGCTGATCAAAAATAGTGTTCCGTTCAAGGTACGGAGATTGGGCAGGGGCCGCGTTATACTGTTTACCGACAACACCAATTTCAGGGCCTTTTGGTATGGAACCAACAAATTGCTGATGAACGCTATTTTCTTCGGACAGATGATGTGA
- the nusB gene encoding transcription antitermination factor NusB, with protein sequence MLTRRHIRVKVMQCIYALIQSQDESLDKQKKFLKYSIDSMYVLYLLLLDLMSEVHKMAEKHVQHASKKYLATEEDNYPNKEKFINNHLLRQIVDNQALRQELSKRKLKAWDLNDEYVKIIYKEVVGSQLYIDYMNDEGDGYEKDKEFLISLYKTIIAPNEKIYEFFEDYKLTWVDDFPIVNTFLVKRMGKAKPGVGDKYFLPRLLKDDDDMVFADELLTKTLLNDAEWEKEIEGKTPNWDNDRIAEIDSILLKMAICELLNFPSIPEKVTLNEYLEIAKEYSTPKSSIFINGVLDKLVKEYKASGKLQKVGRGLL encoded by the coding sequence ATGCTCACAAGACGGCATATCAGGGTAAAGGTAATGCAGTGCATTTATGCACTTATCCAGTCGCAAGATGAATCTTTGGACAAGCAGAAGAAGTTTCTGAAATATAGCATCGATAGCATGTATGTACTTTACCTGCTACTACTCGATCTTATGTCTGAAGTGCACAAAATGGCGGAAAAGCACGTGCAGCACGCTTCAAAAAAATACTTGGCCACCGAAGAGGACAACTACCCCAACAAAGAGAAATTCATCAATAATCATTTGCTTCGGCAGATAGTGGACAACCAGGCGCTGAGACAAGAGCTGTCAAAACGCAAGTTGAAGGCATGGGACCTTAATGATGAATATGTGAAAATCATTTACAAAGAGGTTGTGGGCAGTCAGTTGTACATCGATTACATGAACGATGAGGGCGATGGCTATGAAAAAGACAAAGAATTCTTGATTTCACTCTACAAGACCATTATTGCGCCCAACGAAAAAATCTATGAGTTTTTTGAGGATTACAAACTTACTTGGGTCGATGATTTCCCCATTGTAAATACTTTTTTGGTCAAACGTATGGGCAAGGCAAAGCCTGGGGTGGGCGACAAATATTTTTTGCCCAGATTGTTAAAAGATGATGACGATATGGTGTTTGCCGACGAATTGTTGACCAAAACCCTATTGAACGATGCCGAATGGGAAAAGGAAATTGAGGGAAAGACCCCTAATTGGGACAATGACCGGATTGCAGAGATCGACAGTATCTTGCTCAAGATGGCCATCTGTGAGCTGTTGAACTTTCCATCCATTCCAGAAAAGGTGACGCTCAACGAATATCTCGAGATTGCCAAAGAGTATTCGACCCCCAAGAGCAGCATATTCATCAATGGGGTGTTAGACAAGCTCGTAAAAGAATACAAGGCCAGCGGCAAATTACAAAAAGTGGGGCGCGGACTTCTATAA
- a CDS encoding lysophospholipid acyltransferase family protein, with protein sequence MKKFGYYFFKYWISAGLFFYYRKIDIVGLENVPEDKPVLFLSNHQNALMDVLLIATHCKRKPWFLTRSDVFKNPIFRPLFRFLQMLPIYRMRDGKDTLAKNQAIFEACADILAENGAILLFPEANHNLRRRVRPLSKGFTRLIDAALDNNGKLDIHLVPVGQNYQSAPSMGDSTAVWYGSPIRVQEHSSQDRVNTLKEAVFQQLKQLTTHIAAEEEYGLWDERLEMACTDFTNPQKVNALLAKAPSFKLPSNKRTTHFLKPASRFLFYMLNLPLVFLWRVLVKPKVPEPEFMSTFRFGFAMLAYPIFYMLALLILTGVYEWKTACLFVLGHAVLNLFLVKVIGITSSVRRK encoded by the coding sequence TTGAAAAAGTTCGGCTATTATTTCTTCAAGTATTGGATTTCAGCAGGACTTTTTTTCTACTACAGAAAGATAGATATCGTTGGCCTTGAAAATGTACCCGAAGACAAACCGGTGCTCTTTCTTTCGAACCACCAGAATGCCCTGATGGATGTGCTGCTCATTGCCACCCATTGCAAAAGGAAACCTTGGTTCTTGACCCGTTCAGATGTGTTCAAGAACCCGATTTTCAGACCGCTGTTCCGATTTCTGCAGATGCTTCCCATTTATCGCATGCGCGACGGTAAAGATACACTGGCAAAGAACCAAGCCATTTTCGAGGCATGTGCGGACATATTGGCAGAAAATGGGGCGATACTTCTTTTTCCCGAAGCCAACCACAATCTCAGAAGGCGTGTACGCCCTTTGAGCAAGGGGTTCACGCGATTGATCGATGCGGCACTTGACAATAATGGAAAGTTGGACATCCATTTGGTACCCGTAGGCCAAAACTATCAATCTGCCCCCAGTATGGGTGATAGTACAGCGGTATGGTACGGCTCCCCCATTCGGGTACAAGAACATAGTTCGCAAGACCGTGTCAATACCTTGAAAGAAGCGGTTTTTCAACAGTTGAAACAATTGACCACCCACATTGCAGCGGAAGAAGAATACGGGCTTTGGGATGAAAGGCTTGAAATGGCCTGTACTGATTTTACAAATCCCCAGAAAGTCAATGCACTGCTGGCCAAAGCACCATCTTTCAAATTGCCATCGAACAAACGGACCACCCATTTCTTAAAACCGGCAAGCAGATTTTTATTCTATATGCTCAATCTGCCCTTGGTTTTTTTATGGAGGGTATTGGTCAAACCTAAAGTGCCCGAACCCGAGTTCATGTCCACTTTCCGTTTTGGCTTTGCCATGTTGGCCTATCCTATCTTTTATATGCTGGCATTATTAATCCTAACAGGAGTTTATGAATGGAAAACGGCATGCCTTTTTGTATTGGGGCATGCCGTTCTAAATCTGTTTTTGGTAAAAGTGATTGGAATCACATCATCTGTCCGAAGAAAATAG
- a CDS encoding PUR family DNA/RNA-binding protein produces MSDKDLMDQEEIYSKVLRAGRRTYFFDVRSTKAGDYYLTVTESKKFTHDDGSFHYKKHKIYLYKEDFDAFRENIIEMMDYIIKEKGTEVISERHQKDFKKEEEENKASENGSPTENFTDVDFDDI; encoded by the coding sequence ATGAGCGATAAAGATTTGATGGATCAAGAAGAGATCTATTCCAAAGTACTTAGAGCCGGCAGACGAACCTATTTTTTTGATGTGCGAAGCACCAAGGCAGGTGATTATTACCTGACCGTTACAGAGAGCAAAAAGTTCACCCATGATGATGGTTCTTTCCATTACAAAAAGCACAAGATCTACCTATACAAAGAAGACTTTGATGCCTTTAGGGAAAATATAATCGAGATGATGGATTACATTATCAAGGAAAAAGGGACAGAGGTCATTTCAGAACGCCATCAAAAAGACTTTAAAAAAGAGGAAGAGGAGAACAAGGCAAGTGAAAATGGTTCTCCCACCGAGAATTTCACCGATGTCGACTTCGATGATATTTGA
- a CDS encoding YdeI/OmpD-associated family protein: MMEKLEKIEAYYEKEHPFREGINRLRELALKTVAEETYKWSIPVYTIDNKNVFGICRFKDFFGVWFFNGALLSDPKKVLRNAQEGKTKAMRHWNFTALEEIDEKGVLAYMKEAIANQKQGKVLAPKKNSSKKEVAIPEQLAAILNGNEALKKAFNGLAPYKQREFCEYIGEAKQEATKNRRLQKIIPIIEKGMGLNDKYR, translated from the coding sequence ATGATGGAAAAATTGGAAAAAATTGAAGCCTATTACGAAAAGGAACACCCTTTTCGTGAGGGTATCAACCGGTTGCGTGAGCTGGCCCTCAAGACAGTGGCCGAAGAAACCTATAAATGGAGCATACCCGTGTACACCATAGACAACAAAAATGTTTTTGGCATCTGCCGTTTCAAAGACTTTTTTGGGGTCTGGTTCTTTAATGGAGCTTTGTTGAGCGACCCAAAAAAAGTCTTGCGAAATGCCCAAGAGGGCAAAACAAAAGCCATGCGCCATTGGAACTTTACCGCTTTGGAAGAAATTGATGAAAAAGGGGTTTTGGCCTACATGAAAGAGGCCATTGCAAATCAGAAACAGGGAAAAGTGCTGGCACCCAAAAAAAACAGTTCAAAGAAAGAAGTGGCAATCCCTGAACAACTGGCCGCGATTTTGAATGGCAATGAGGCACTCAAAAAAGCCTTCAATGGCCTTGCGCCCTACAAGCAGCGGGAATTCTGCGAGTACATTGGGGAAGCCAAACAAGAAGCTACCAAAAACAGGCGCCTTCAAAAAATCATCCCTATCATAGAAAAGGGAATGGGGCTAAACGATAAGTACCGATAA
- a CDS encoding bile acid:sodium symporter family protein gives MSRFPTDSKFRDVLEQLIDNVHINFDSKSLWVLNMALALVMFGVALEISLEDFKQLLNRPKLVIAGVFSQFVLLPTITFLLVLMAQPLPSMALGMFMVAACPGGNISNFITHLAKGNSALSVTLTAIATLLAIVMTPLNLQFWGSMYEPTAYILREVAISPLEMVKLVALLLGVPLVLGMWVNHLRPQLAKRLAKGFKLGSLAFFVLLIFLALAKNVDIFVEYVIYVFWLVVMHNLVAFLTGFSLAKFLGFSKENVRSITIETGIQNSGLGLLLIFTFFDGLGGMALLTAFWGIWHLVSGLVLGSFWGHWAIEKEEVV, from the coding sequence ATGTCAAGGTTCCCAACGGACTCAAAATTTCGTGATGTATTGGAGCAGCTCATAGACAATGTCCATATCAATTTTGACAGTAAATCGTTATGGGTGCTGAACATGGCCCTTGCCTTGGTCATGTTCGGCGTGGCCTTGGAAATTTCCCTAGAAGACTTTAAACAATTGCTGAACCGGCCAAAGTTGGTCATAGCTGGTGTGTTCAGTCAATTTGTACTGCTGCCCACCATAACCTTTTTATTGGTGTTGATGGCACAACCACTGCCCAGTATGGCCCTTGGCATGTTTATGGTTGCGGCTTGCCCAGGGGGTAACATCTCCAATTTTATAACCCATTTGGCAAAAGGCAATTCGGCCCTATCGGTCACCCTTACGGCCATTGCCACCTTGTTGGCCATTGTCATGACTCCTTTGAACCTACAATTTTGGGGTTCAATGTACGAACCGACCGCCTATATTTTACGCGAGGTGGCCATATCGCCCCTCGAGATGGTAAAATTGGTGGCGCTATTACTGGGTGTGCCCTTGGTTTTGGGAATGTGGGTGAACCATCTGCGGCCACAATTGGCAAAACGCTTGGCCAAAGGATTTAAACTTGGATCGTTGGCCTTTTTTGTATTGTTGATTTTTTTGGCACTGGCTAAGAATGTAGACATTTTTGTCGAGTATGTAATCTATGTATTCTGGTTGGTGGTCATGCATAATTTGGTGGCATTCCTGACCGGTTTTTCACTGGCAAAGTTCTTGGGCTTTTCAAAGGAAAATGTTCGAAGCATTACGATTGAAACGGGCATACAGAATTCGGGCCTTGGCCTCTTGCTCATCTTTACCTTTTTTGATGGGCTCGGCGGAATGGCCCTCTTAACCGCTTTTTGGGGTATTTGGCATCTCGTCTCCGGATTGGTCTTGGGCAGTTTTTGGGGCCACTGGGCCATTGAAAAAGAAGAAGTGGTTTGA
- a CDS encoding thioredoxin family protein: MARTPSNMLPLGTLAPEFSLMDTVTGKTLNLQTLKGDQGTLVMFICNHCPFVKHVNPELAKLGKEYQEKGIGFIAISSNDVENYPEDAPHLMKEVAKQEGYTFPYLYDETQEVAKAYDAACTPDFFLFNEDLELVYRGQLDDSRPGNGIPVTGRDLRNAMDALLEGKPIGEDQKPSIGCNIKWADNRH, encoded by the coding sequence ATGGCACGAACACCCAGTAATATGTTGCCCTTGGGCACCTTGGCACCTGAATTCAGTCTGATGGACACCGTTACCGGAAAAACCCTTAATCTTCAGACGCTAAAGGGTGATCAGGGCACATTGGTCATGTTTATCTGCAACCACTGCCCGTTTGTAAAGCATGTGAACCCCGAATTGGCAAAATTGGGAAAGGAATACCAAGAGAAGGGAATCGGCTTCATCGCCATTTCGAGCAACGATGTGGAGAACTATCCTGAAGATGCCCCACATTTGATGAAAGAGGTGGCCAAGCAAGAGGGCTATACTTTTCCATATCTCTATGACGAGACCCAAGAAGTGGCCAAGGCGTACGATGCTGCCTGCACCCCTGATTTCTTTTTGTTCAACGAGGATTTGGAGCTGGTCTATCGCGGCCAGTTGGATGATTCCCGGCCCGGAAACGGTATTCCCGTAACCGGAAGAGATCTTCGCAATGCCATGGATGCCCTACTGGAAGGCAAACCCATTGGCGAAGACCAAAAACCCAGTATCGGGTGCAATATCAAATGGGCCGATAACCGGCACTAG
- a CDS encoding DUF1573 domain-containing protein translates to MKKVLSTFGMAAILLVSFSCKDKKATSKINADNVEVAANRDEAQKKLPVMTFDKKEHDFGTIVQGTPQETIFKFTNTGDAPLVITDARSTCGCTVPEYPKNTPIAPGEGGELLVKFNGSGNGAVTKTVTVVANTDKGSEIIRIKAYVNPKNGQELAVPMKKG, encoded by the coding sequence ATGAAAAAAGTATTGAGCACCTTTGGAATGGCCGCCATTTTGTTGGTTTCTTTTTCCTGCAAGGATAAAAAGGCCACCAGCAAGATCAATGCCGACAATGTTGAGGTTGCCGCCAATAGGGATGAGGCGCAAAAAAAGCTTCCGGTCATGACCTTTGACAAAAAGGAACATGATTTCGGAACCATTGTTCAAGGTACCCCGCAAGAGACCATTTTTAAGTTTACCAATACGGGCGATGCCCCATTGGTGATCACCGATGCAAGAAGCACCTGTGGCTGCACGGTACCTGAGTACCCCAAGAATACTCCTATTGCGCCAGGTGAGGGCGGTGAGTTGTTGGTTAAGTTCAATGGTTCGGGCAACGGTGCCGTTACCAAGACCGTAACTGTGGTCGCCAATACCGACAAAGGCTCTGAAATAATTCGTATCAAAGCATATGTGAACCCAAAGAATGGCCAAGAATTGGCTGTTCCAATGAAAAAAGGATAG
- a CDS encoding ABC transporter ATP-binding protein, with amino-acid sequence MKELRYLNKYFKKYWFKLLVGIIITIIARVFSLVMPSYVNKSIQAVEAFIAGTVSRTETKEVLLQYILIIVGAALLSGLFTFLMRQTIINVSRYIEYDLKNEVFDHYLSLNLNFYKRNRIGDLMNRISEDVGQVRMYAGPAIMYGIQTLTLFACLIPLMFIKAPTIALYTLTPLPILSILIYQISRIIHKRSTKVQEFLSSLSTFTQESFSGISVIKAYNLEPKVNAELKELAIEGKNTSMDLAKVNAWFFPLMILLIGISNIFVIYIGGKQYIDGEIESIGIIAEFILYVNMLTWPVAVVGWLTSIVQRAEASQKRINEFLNEQPTIKNEVAEPTPIRGKIEFKDVTFTYEDTNITALKNVSFTVKEGQTVAILGKTGSGKSTILDLIARLYDVQSGEILIDGRPIKSLNLNSLRNAIGAVPQDAFLFSDSIANNIRFGKEDATQEEIEEVAKKAAVHKNIMGFAKKYDTVLGERGITLSGGQKQRVSIARALLKDPAIYLFDDCLSAVDTETEEEILNNLKKASQNKTTLIVSHRVSSAKSADKIIILEDGKIIQEGTHDELNMVDGYYKELYLEQLTEKE; translated from the coding sequence ATGAAAGAACTTCGCTACTTAAATAAATATTTCAAAAAATACTGGTTCAAATTACTTGTCGGCATCATCATTACCATTATTGCCCGGGTATTTTCGTTGGTAATGCCGTCTTACGTCAACAAGTCGATACAGGCCGTGGAGGCCTTTATTGCCGGCACCGTTTCAAGAACCGAGACCAAAGAGGTACTGCTGCAATACATACTCATTATAGTGGGTGCTGCCCTGCTCTCGGGGCTCTTCACTTTTTTGATGCGGCAGACGATCATCAACGTATCGCGATACATCGAGTATGACCTCAAGAACGAAGTTTTTGACCATTATCTTTCATTGAACCTAAACTTCTACAAGCGCAACCGAATAGGCGATCTTATGAACCGCATCAGCGAAGATGTGGGGCAGGTACGCATGTATGCAGGCCCCGCCATTATGTACGGTATTCAAACATTGACCCTGTTTGCCTGCCTTATTCCGTTGATGTTCATCAAGGCGCCTACCATAGCCCTTTATACGTTGACACCGCTGCCGATACTCTCTATCTTGATTTATCAGATAAGCCGTATCATCCATAAAAGGAGCACCAAGGTGCAAGAGTTCTTGTCATCGCTCTCAACCTTTACCCAAGAATCTTTCTCTGGTATTTCGGTGATCAAGGCCTATAACCTAGAGCCCAAGGTGAATGCTGAATTAAAAGAGTTGGCCATTGAGGGAAAAAATACCAGTATGGATCTTGCAAAGGTGAACGCTTGGTTTTTTCCGTTGATGATACTGCTCATCGGCATCAGCAACATCTTCGTCATTTATATTGGGGGGAAACAGTATATCGATGGTGAAATTGAATCAATCGGAATTATCGCCGAATTCATACTCTACGTCAATATGCTCACCTGGCCCGTAGCAGTGGTAGGATGGTTGACTTCCATTGTGCAACGTGCCGAGGCATCACAAAAAAGGATCAATGAGTTCTTGAACGAGCAGCCGACCATTAAAAACGAGGTGGCCGAGCCCACACCGATCAGGGGCAAAATCGAATTCAAAGATGTCACCTTCACTTATGAAGACACCAACATCACGGCCTTAAAAAATGTATCCTTCACCGTTAAAGAGGGGCAGACGGTCGCCATTCTTGGCAAGACAGGGTCAGGCAAATCGACCATTTTAGACCTTATTGCGCGTTTGTACGATGTGCAATCGGGTGAGATCTTGATCGACGGACGGCCCATTAAGAGCTTGAACCTTAATTCGCTGCGGAACGCCATCGGGGCGGTGCCACAAGATGCCTTTTTGTTCTCCGACTCCATCGCCAACAATATTCGCTTCGGAAAAGAGGACGCCACACAAGAAGAAATTGAAGAGGTGGCCAAGAAGGCGGCCGTGCACAAAAATATAATGGGGTTTGCCAAAAAGTACGATACCGTGCTCGGCGAACGTGGCATTACCCTAAGCGGGGGGCAAAAGCAGCGGGTCTCCATTGCAAGGGCCCTGTTGAAAGACCCTGCCATATATCTTTTCGATGACTGCCTATCGGCCGTGGATACCGAAACAGAAGAAGAAATTTTGAACAATCTCAAAAAAGCTTCCCAAAACAAGACCACTTTGATTGTGAGCCACAGGGTCTCTTCTGCCAAGAGTGCCGATAAGATAATCATACTCGAAGACGGCAAAATAATTCAGGAAGGAACGCACGATGAACTCAACATGGTAGATGGCTATTATAAAGAGCTCTATCTTGAACAACTCACTGAGAAAGAATAA
- the yajC gene encoding preprotein translocase subunit YajC, whose protein sequence is MGGGLEQFLPLILIFAVAYFFMIRPQIKRQKDEKKFAAALKKGDRIITKSGLYGKVVDLNDKDNSCVIETMAGRLKFDRSAISMEMSKKLASPPAKK, encoded by the coding sequence ATGGGAGGAGGATTGGAACAATTTTTACCGCTTATTCTCATTTTTGCGGTGGCGTACTTCTTTATGATACGCCCACAGATCAAACGCCAAAAAGATGAGAAAAAATTTGCGGCGGCATTGAAGAAAGGGGATAGAATCATCACCAAGAGCGGACTTTACGGAAAGGTGGTCGATTTGAACGACAAAGACAATTCATGTGTCATCGAGACGATGGCCGGTCGTTTAAAATTTGACCGTTCGGCCATTTCAATGGAAATGAGCAAAAAGCTCGCATCGCCCCCTGCAAAAAAGTAG
- a CDS encoding tRNA-binding protein yields the protein MGKTIEWPDFAKVDMRVGTVVEVSDFEKARKPAYKIKIDFGTEIGVKKSSAQLTKRYQKEDLLGKQVVAVINFPKKQIADFMSECLILGAVEGDDVVLLRPDVKVPNGLKIS from the coding sequence ATGGGTAAAACAATCGAGTGGCCCGATTTTGCCAAGGTCGATATGCGGGTTGGGACCGTTGTTGAGGTGAGCGATTTTGAAAAGGCCCGGAAACCGGCCTATAAAATTAAGATTGACTTTGGCACCGAAATAGGGGTCAAAAAATCATCTGCCCAGTTGACCAAGCGGTACCAAAAAGAAGACCTGTTGGGCAAGCAGGTTGTGGCCGTAATAAACTTTCCAAAAAAACAGATTGCCGATTTTATGAGCGAATGCCTTATCTTGGGTGCTGTTGAGGGAGATGACGTGGTGCTCTTGCGACCCGATGTCAAGGTTCCCAACGGACTCAAAATTTCGTGA